In a single window of the Streptomyces sp. NBC_00285 genome:
- a CDS encoding DUF1416 domain-containing protein — MCGAKAGGPDASTIKPGETTIQGQVTRDGEPVVGYVRLLDSTGEFTAEVPTSATGQFRFYAAEGTWTVRALVPGGTADRTVVAQQGGLAEVAIAV; from the coding sequence ATGTGTGGAGCGAAGGCCGGCGGCCCGGACGCCTCGACGATCAAGCCCGGCGAGACCACCATCCAGGGCCAGGTGACGCGTGACGGCGAGCCCGTGGTGGGCTACGTCCGCCTCCTGGACTCGACCGGCGAGTTCACGGCGGAGGTCCCGACCTCCGCGACGGGCCAGTTCCGCTTCTACGCGGCCGAGGGCACCTGGACCGTCCGCGCCCTGGTCCCGGGCGGCACCGCCGACCGCACGGTCGTCGCCCAGCAGGGCGGACTGGCCGAGGTCGCGATCGCGGTCTGA
- a CDS encoding DUF3099 domain-containing protein, whose protein sequence is MSGRRRRAYFAMMGTCIGLFVLAWGVVRLWSMPVAVGMCVVAMVIPPLAAMVANRRGPDDRWWDDPSGDPKSDEWWDELDGKKRRQ, encoded by the coding sequence ATGTCGGGACGACGGCGCCGCGCCTACTTCGCCATGATGGGCACCTGCATCGGGCTGTTCGTCCTGGCCTGGGGAGTCGTACGGCTCTGGTCGATGCCGGTGGCCGTGGGAATGTGCGTGGTGGCGATGGTGATCCCTCCGCTCGCCGCGATGGTCGCCAACCGGCGCGGCCCCGACGACCGCTGGTGGGACGACCCCTCCGGCGACCCGAAGTCCGACGAGTGGTGGGACGAGCTGGACGGGAAGAAGCGGCGGCAGTAG
- a CDS encoding VOC family protein, whose amino-acid sequence MSSSARLSLSTVVLDAQDAHELAAFYQRLLGYVVRAEEPDWVLTGPPPGTAGTSLAFQTEPEYVPPVWPTRKPGDQQMMLHLDIEVDGGPDALAAETARAVAEGARLAEYQPQDDVRVLFDPAGHPFCLWVDSAT is encoded by the coding sequence ATGTCTTCTTCCGCGAGGCTGTCGCTGTCCACCGTGGTCCTCGACGCGCAGGACGCCCACGAACTCGCCGCCTTCTACCAGCGCCTCCTCGGGTACGTGGTGCGCGCCGAGGAACCGGACTGGGTCCTCACCGGGCCGCCGCCCGGCACCGCGGGCACGTCCCTGGCCTTCCAGACCGAGCCCGAATACGTCCCGCCTGTCTGGCCTACCCGCAAGCCGGGCGACCAGCAGATGATGCTGCACCTGGACATCGAGGTCGACGGCGGCCCGGACGCCCTGGCGGCCGAGACCGCCCGAGCTGTCGCTGAAGGCGCGCGGCTCGCCGAGTATCAGCCGCAGGACGACGTCCGGGTCCTGTTCGACCCGGCCGGGCATCCCTTCTGCCTGTGGGTCGACTCCGCGACCTAG
- a CDS encoding MoaD/ThiS family protein, producing MPKVTVRYWAAAKAAAGLAEEPFDAATLAEALDSAREQHPGELVRVLRRCSFLVDGDPVGTRGHETVRLADGGTVEVLPPFAGG from the coding sequence ATGCCAAAGGTCACGGTGCGCTACTGGGCCGCCGCGAAGGCCGCGGCCGGTCTCGCCGAGGAGCCGTTCGACGCGGCCACCCTCGCCGAGGCACTGGACTCGGCGCGCGAGCAGCACCCCGGTGAACTCGTGCGCGTCCTGCGGCGATGCTCGTTCCTCGTCGACGGTGACCCCGTGGGCACCCGCGGACATGAGACGGTACGGCTGGCCGACGGCGGCACTGTCGAGGTGCTCCCGCCGTTCGCAGGAGGGTGA
- a CDS encoding alpha/beta hydrolase, which translates to MGMDPAGRVVHSTVRPHSETRRSAPIRTFLRTVDGVTIDSVYDPPAAVYDASSSPSRIPVFVVAHGFTGDVDRPHVRRVVEAFAQYGAVVTFSFRGHGASGGRSTVGDREVLDLAAAVAWARELGHTRVATVGFSMGGSVVLRHAALYRPDEAGREGRTDAHPDVVVSVSAPARWYYRGTAPMRKLHWLVTRPAGRLVSRYGFRTRIHDRDWDPVPLSPVEAVPRIAPTPLLIVHGDRDGYFPLDHPRTLAEAAGGHAELWIEPMGHAEHAADDELLGRIGDWAVTAGG; encoded by the coding sequence ATGGGCATGGATCCGGCAGGTCGTGTGGTGCATTCCACCGTGCGTCCGCACTCTGAGACGCGCAGAAGCGCACCTATACGGACGTTTCTTCGCACTGTCGATGGCGTGACGATCGATTCCGTATACGATCCGCCGGCCGCCGTATACGACGCTTCCTCGTCACCTTCCCGTATCCCGGTGTTCGTGGTCGCGCACGGGTTCACCGGCGATGTGGATCGTCCTCATGTTCGCCGGGTGGTCGAGGCGTTCGCGCAGTACGGCGCCGTGGTCACGTTCTCCTTCCGCGGCCACGGCGCCTCCGGCGGGCGCTCCACGGTCGGCGACCGCGAGGTGCTGGATCTGGCCGCCGCGGTGGCGTGGGCGCGCGAACTCGGCCACACGCGTGTGGCGACCGTCGGCTTCTCCATGGGCGGTTCGGTGGTGCTGCGGCACGCGGCGCTGTACCGCCCGGACGAGGCGGGGCGCGAAGGGCGCACGGACGCGCACCCGGACGTCGTGGTTTCGGTCAGTGCACCGGCCCGCTGGTACTACCGGGGCACGGCTCCTATGCGAAAGCTCCACTGGCTGGTAACCCGCCCGGCGGGCCGTCTGGTGAGCCGCTACGGATTCCGTACCCGCATCCACGACCGCGACTGGGACCCCGTCCCCCTCTCCCCGGTGGAGGCGGTCCCGAGGATCGCCCCCACTCCCCTGCTGATCGTGCACGGCGACCGTGACGGCTACTTCCCCCTCGACCACCCGAGAACGCTCGCGGAAGCCGCCGGCGGCCACGCCGAGCTGTGGATCGAGCCCATGGGCCACGCCGAGCACGCGGCCGACGACGAGCTGCTCGGCCGGATCGGGGACTGGGCTGTCACAGCGGGCGGCTAG
- a CDS encoding response regulator transcription factor has product MSSLLLLTNALQPSTEVLPALGLLLHNVRVAPAEGPALVDTPGADVILIDGRRDLPQVRSLCQLLRSTGPGCPLILVVTEGGLAAVTADWGIDDVLLDTAGPAEVEARLRLAMGRQQIVNDDSPMEIRNGDLSVDEATYSAKLKGRVLDLTFKEFELLKYLAQHPGRVFTRAQLLQEVWGYDYFGGTRTVDVHVRRLRAKLGPEHESLIGTVRNVGYRFVTPEKGGAAASEEAKAKAAAADAVSQAKTDEVDDSAALDASEVPAEA; this is encoded by the coding sequence ATGAGTTCTCTGCTGCTCCTGACCAACGCCCTCCAGCCGTCGACGGAGGTGCTGCCGGCCCTCGGCCTGCTCCTGCACAACGTGCGTGTGGCCCCGGCGGAAGGCCCCGCACTCGTCGACACCCCCGGCGCGGACGTCATCCTCATCGACGGACGCCGTGATCTGCCCCAGGTCCGCAGCCTGTGTCAGTTGCTTCGCTCCACGGGCCCCGGCTGCCCGCTCATCCTCGTCGTGACCGAGGGCGGCCTCGCCGCCGTCACCGCCGACTGGGGCATCGACGACGTCCTTCTCGACACCGCCGGTCCGGCCGAGGTCGAGGCGCGCCTGCGGCTCGCGATGGGCCGCCAGCAGATCGTCAACGACGACTCCCCCATGGAGATCCGCAACGGCGACCTGTCGGTCGACGAGGCGACCTACTCCGCGAAGCTCAAGGGCCGGGTCCTCGACCTCACCTTCAAGGAGTTCGAGCTCCTCAAGTACCTCGCCCAGCACCCGGGCCGCGTCTTCACGCGCGCGCAGCTGCTGCAGGAGGTCTGGGGCTACGACTACTTCGGCGGCACCCGCACGGTCGACGTCCACGTACGGCGGCTGCGCGCGAAGCTCGGCCCCGAGCACGAGTCGCTGATCGGGACCGTCCGCAACGTCGGTTATCGATTCGTTACGCCTGAGAAGGGCGGGGCCGCCGCGAGCGAGGAGGCCAAGGCGAAGGCCGCCGCCGCCGATGCCGTGAGCCAGGCAAAAACGGACGAGGTGGACGACAGCGCCGCCCTGGACGCCTCCGAGGTACCGGCCGAGGCTTAG
- a CDS encoding LacI family DNA-binding transcriptional regulator has translation MAKVTRDDVARLAGTSTAVVSYVINNGPRPVAPATRERVLAAIKELSYRPDRVAQAMASRRTDLIGLIVPDARQPFFAEMAHAVEQAASERGKMVLVGNSDYIGEREVHYLRAFLGMRVSGLILVSHALNDNAAAEIDAWDARVVLLHERPEAIDDVAVVLDDLTGAKAAVEHLLGHGYPYVACMGGTANTPAVGDPVSDHVEGWRRAMDEAGISTEGRLFEAPYNRYDAYQVALGVLAGPQRPPAFFCSTDDQAIGLLRAARELRIDVPGELAVIGFDDIKEAALADPPMTTMGSDRSAMARAAVDLVLDDGLRVAGSRRERLKVFPSKLVVRRSCGCE, from the coding sequence GTGGCCAAGGTAACCAGGGACGACGTGGCGCGACTGGCGGGAACGTCCACCGCCGTAGTCAGTTATGTCATCAACAACGGACCCCGGCCGGTTGCCCCGGCCACGCGCGAGCGTGTCCTCGCCGCGATCAAGGAGCTGTCGTACCGACCCGACCGGGTCGCGCAGGCGATGGCGTCCCGGCGTACGGACCTCATAGGTCTGATCGTGCCGGACGCGCGCCAGCCGTTCTTCGCGGAGATGGCGCACGCGGTCGAACAGGCGGCGTCCGAGCGCGGGAAGATGGTGCTCGTCGGGAACTCCGACTACATCGGCGAGCGCGAGGTCCACTATCTGCGGGCGTTCCTCGGGATGCGGGTGTCGGGCCTGATCCTGGTCTCCCACGCCCTGAACGACAACGCGGCCGCCGAGATCGACGCGTGGGACGCGCGGGTCGTACTGCTGCACGAGCGGCCGGAGGCGATCGACGACGTGGCCGTCGTGCTCGACGACCTCACCGGTGCGAAGGCCGCCGTCGAACATCTGCTGGGCCACGGCTACCCCTACGTCGCCTGTATGGGCGGTACCGCCAACACCCCCGCGGTCGGCGACCCCGTGTCCGACCACGTCGAGGGGTGGCGGCGGGCCATGGACGAGGCCGGGATCTCCACCGAGGGGCGGCTCTTCGAGGCGCCGTACAACCGTTACGACGCGTATCAGGTGGCACTCGGAGTGCTGGCCGGGCCCCAGCGGCCGCCGGCGTTCTTCTGCTCCACCGACGACCAGGCGATCGGCCTGCTGCGGGCCGCGCGTGAGCTGCGGATCGACGTGCCGGGGGAACTGGCCGTCATCGGGTTCGACGACATCAAGGAAGCCGCGCTCGCGGACCCGCCGATGACGACGATGGGGTCGGACCGCTCGGCGATGGCCCGGGCCGCGGTGGATCTGGTGCTGGACGACGGCCTGCGGGTCGCGGGGTCCCGTCGGGAGCGGCTGAAGGTGTTCCCGTCGAAGCTGGTCGTGCGGCGCTCCTGCGGCTGCGAGTGA
- a CDS encoding S1C family serine protease, with the protein MTESFRRDGEYEQYENPLQGAQQHASSPVNPEWPPPPGRPPVQSAQPAAPVEPVAVEPGTTVWPSQPAAPSPAPAPQGAYGGSYAGSYGGDGNGGGTALFTEPPAEPAAPAPKKRARGPLALLAAVAIVAAAIGGGTAYGIQELTGNDTVASSSTSTNVVPSSAKGTVSGVAKAVSPSIVEINATSNSGESTGSGVIITSDGEIITNNHVIAGATSVKVSTSNGKTYTAKVVGTDSKKDLALIKLENASGLSVATLGNSDGVQVGDEVVAIGSPEGLTGTVTSGIVSALNRDVTVATEESQSQGQSQGQSGGNGQWPFEFGGQQFNGDTGSSTTTYKAIQTDASLNPGNSGGALIDMNGNIIGINSAMYSASSDSSTAGSAGLGFSIPINTVKSDLATLRAGGADS; encoded by the coding sequence ATGACCGAGAGCTTCCGCCGCGACGGCGAGTACGAGCAGTACGAGAACCCCCTCCAGGGCGCCCAGCAGCACGCTTCGTCGCCCGTGAACCCCGAGTGGCCGCCCCCGCCGGGCCGGCCGCCCGTGCAGTCGGCGCAGCCGGCGGCCCCGGTCGAGCCGGTCGCCGTGGAGCCGGGTACGACGGTGTGGCCGTCGCAGCCCGCCGCGCCCTCCCCGGCCCCGGCCCCGCAGGGCGCGTACGGCGGCTCGTACGCCGGCTCCTACGGCGGTGACGGCAACGGCGGCGGTACGGCGCTCTTCACCGAGCCCCCGGCGGAGCCCGCGGCGCCCGCGCCGAAGAAGCGCGCCCGCGGTCCCCTCGCCCTTCTCGCCGCCGTCGCGATCGTCGCTGCGGCCATAGGCGGCGGCACCGCGTACGGCATCCAGGAGCTGACCGGCAACGACACGGTCGCCTCCAGCAGCACCAGCACCAACGTGGTGCCGTCCTCCGCCAAGGGCACGGTCTCCGGAGTCGCCAAGGCGGTCAGCCCGAGCATCGTCGAGATCAACGCCACCTCGAACTCCGGTGAGTCCACCGGCTCCGGCGTGATCATCACCAGCGACGGCGAGATCATCACCAACAACCACGTCATCGCCGGCGCCACCTCCGTCAAGGTCAGCACCAGCAACGGCAAGACCTACACCGCCAAGGTCGTCGGCACCGACAGCAAGAAGGACCTGGCCCTCATCAAGCTGGAGAACGCCTCCGGCCTGAGCGTGGCCACCCTCGGCAACTCCGACGGCGTCCAGGTCGGCGACGAGGTCGTGGCGATCGGCTCCCCCGAGGGCCTGACCGGCACCGTCACCAGCGGCATCGTCTCCGCCCTGAACCGTGACGTGACCGTCGCGACGGAGGAGAGCCAGAGCCAGGGCCAGAGTCAGGGCCAGAGCGGCGGCAACGGCCAGTGGCCGTTCGAGTTCGGCGGCCAGCAGTTCAACGGCGACACCGGCTCGTCCACGACGACGTACAAGGCCATCCAGACGGACGCGTCCCTCAACCCGGGCAACTCCGGCGGCGCGCTCATCGACATGAACGGCAACATCATCGGCATCAACTCCGCGATGTACTCGGCCAGTTCGGACTCCTCGACGGCCGGCAGCGCGGGCCTCGGCTTCTCCATCCCGATCAACACCGTCAAGTCCGACCTGGCCACGCTGCGGGCCGGCGGCGCCGACAGCTGA
- a CDS encoding response regulator transcription factor — MSPAEGDRDPQRILIVDDEPAVREALQRSLAFEGYDTEVAVDGADALDKATAYQPDLVVLDIQMPRMDGLTAARRIRGAGDTTPILMLTARDTVGDRVTGLDAGADDYLVKPFELDELFARVRALLRRSSYAAAAGAAADDDEALTFADLRMDLATREVTRAGRPVELTRTEFTLLEMFMAHPRQVLTREQILKAVWGFDFEPSSNSLDVYVMYLRRKTEAGGEPRLVHTVRGVGYVLRQGGAE; from the coding sequence ATGAGCCCCGCCGAAGGCGACCGTGACCCCCAGCGCATCCTGATCGTCGACGACGAGCCGGCGGTGCGCGAAGCACTCCAGCGCAGCCTCGCCTTCGAGGGCTACGACACGGAGGTCGCCGTGGACGGCGCGGACGCCCTCGACAAGGCGACCGCCTACCAGCCCGACCTGGTCGTCCTCGACATCCAGATGCCCCGCATGGACGGCCTGACCGCCGCCCGCCGCATCCGTGGCGCCGGCGACACGACCCCCATCCTGATGCTCACGGCCCGCGACACGGTCGGCGACCGGGTCACCGGGCTCGACGCGGGCGCCGACGACTACCTGGTCAAGCCGTTCGAACTGGACGAGCTGTTCGCCCGGGTCCGGGCGCTGCTGCGGCGCAGCTCGTACGCGGCGGCTGCCGGGGCGGCGGCGGACGACGACGAGGCGCTCACCTTCGCCGACCTGCGGATGGATCTCGCGACGCGCGAGGTCACCCGGGCGGGGCGGCCGGTGGAGCTGACCCGTACCGAGTTCACGTTGCTTGAGATGTTCATGGCCCACCCGCGCCAGGTGCTGACCAGGGAGCAGATCCTGAAGGCGGTCTGGGGCTTCGACTTCGAGCCCTCGTCCAACTCGCTGGACGTCTACGTCATGTACCTGCGCCGCAAGACCGAGGCGGGCGGCGAACCGCGGCTCGTGCACACGGTGCGGGGCGTGGGGTATGTGCTGCGCCAGGGCGGCGCGGAGTGA
- a CDS encoding sensor histidine kinase, translating into MKRVVRRYRSLPIRSRLALLVAAAVAFAVAAVSVTCWFIVQGKLYDQVDGDLRKMAQQPQSANRVDDLLDSCPQTAQTDQSEQSGSGFQSDINDLRARNTYVQLVRSDGKACVSANSAGTVKVTGSDKDVIKTASVTGEGIIRNGTAGDGNAVRVITLPLMVSSGPGGPVQLYPDTAISMAVSLKSTQSTLNDLALILLLVSGVGVLGAGAAGLFVARAGLRPVDKLTEAVEQVARTEDLSIRIPVEEDAEDEVARLSRSFNSMTTSLANSHELQQQLIADAGHELRTPLTSLRTNVELLTRSEETGRPLPEADRKALLASVKAQMTELASLIGDLQELSRSEGQRGERVQVVSLEDTVESALRRARLRGPELTINASLEPWYTRAEPAALERAVVNILDNAVKFSPEGGAIEVQLSAGVLTVRDHGPGIPAEELPHVFDRFWRSPSARALPGSGLGLSIVARTVQQSGGEVTLGHAGGGGTIATVRLPGAPTPPPETATP; encoded by the coding sequence GTGAAGAGGGTCGTACGGCGGTACCGGTCCCTTCCGATCCGCTCCCGGCTGGCGCTGCTCGTGGCGGCGGCGGTGGCGTTCGCGGTGGCGGCGGTGTCGGTGACGTGCTGGTTCATCGTGCAGGGGAAGCTGTACGACCAGGTCGACGGCGACCTGAGGAAGATGGCGCAGCAGCCGCAGAGCGCCAACCGGGTCGATGACCTTCTCGACAGCTGCCCCCAGACCGCGCAGACCGACCAGAGCGAACAGAGCGGCTCGGGGTTCCAGTCCGACATCAACGACCTGCGGGCTCGCAACACCTACGTCCAGCTGGTCAGGTCGGACGGCAAGGCCTGTGTCTCGGCGAACTCGGCCGGCACCGTCAAGGTCACCGGCTCCGACAAGGACGTCATAAAGACCGCGTCCGTCACCGGCGAGGGGATCATCCGCAACGGCACCGCCGGCGACGGCAACGCCGTACGCGTGATCACCCTGCCCCTGATGGTCAGCTCCGGCCCGGGCGGCCCCGTCCAGTTGTACCCCGACACCGCGATCAGCATGGCGGTCTCCCTCAAGAGCACCCAGTCCACGCTCAACGACCTCGCCCTCATCCTCCTCCTCGTCTCCGGCGTAGGAGTCCTCGGTGCAGGCGCCGCAGGCCTCTTCGTGGCCCGCGCAGGCCTCCGCCCCGTCGACAAGCTCACCGAGGCCGTCGAACAGGTGGCCCGCACCGAGGACCTGAGCATCCGCATCCCCGTCGAGGAGGACGCCGAGGACGAGGTCGCCCGGCTGTCCCGGTCCTTCAACTCGATGACGACCTCCCTCGCCAACTCCCACGAACTCCAGCAGCAGCTCATCGCCGACGCCGGTCACGAGCTGCGCACCCCGCTGACCAGCCTGCGCACCAACGTCGAGCTCCTCACCCGCAGCGAGGAGACCGGCCGCCCCCTCCCCGAGGCCGACCGCAAGGCGCTGCTCGCCTCCGTCAAGGCGCAGATGACCGAACTGGCCTCCCTGATCGGCGACTTGCAGGAGCTCTCGCGGTCCGAGGGCCAGCGCGGTGAGCGCGTGCAGGTGGTGTCCCTGGAGGACACCGTCGAGTCGGCCCTGCGCAGGGCACGGCTGCGCGGACCGGAGCTGACCATCAACGCCTCGCTGGAGCCCTGGTACACGCGCGCCGAACCGGCCGCGTTGGAGCGTGCCGTCGTCAACATCCTCGACAACGCGGTGAAGTTCAGCCCCGAGGGCGGCGCCATCGAGGTGCAGCTCAGCGCCGGTGTGCTGACCGTCCGGGACCACGGTCCCGGCATCCCCGCCGAGGAACTCCCGCACGTCTTCGACCGCTTCTGGCGCTCCCCGTCGGCCCGCGCCCTGCCCGGCTCCGGTCTCGGCCTCTCCATCGTCGCCCGCACCGTCCAGCAGAGCGGCGGCGAGGTCACCCTCGGCCACGCCGGAGGCGGCGGCACGATCGCGACCGTACGGCTGCCGGGGGCGCCGACTCCGCCACCGGAGACGGCGACGCCGTAG